One genomic region from Candidatus Caldarchaeum subterraneum encodes:
- a CDS encoding ribosome biogenesis protein has product MAEAALETVPPEIQGHPAVVKDAERRGKKPSQILLDRSYHHFAMKKLPDAEKRGRPDIVHFCLLEALGSPLNQANKLETYVATRGGLVIYVNPRVRLPRVYERFKGVVEKLFAEGEIRSETGETLLRCEKKSLKTLAESLNPSTKILLTERGEPVNARGFSAALAGHTRPLIMVGCFPHGDFTSETKSLADKTLAIHQTPLEAWTVISRVLCYIEQNLIPL; this is encoded by the coding sequence TTGGCGGAGGCTGCGCTCGAGACTGTTCCACCAGAGATACAGGGTCATCCCGCTGTTGTGAAGGATGCTGAGCGGCGTGGGAAAAAGCCGAGCCAGATACTGCTTGACAGGTCCTATCACCACTTCGCCATGAAAAAGCTTCCCGACGCCGAGAAACGCGGCAGACCCGATATTGTCCACTTTTGTTTGCTGGAGGCGCTGGGTTCTCCCCTCAACCAAGCCAACAAGCTTGAGACATATGTCGCGACAAGAGGCGGACTCGTCATTTATGTGAACCCGCGTGTGAGACTGCCCCGTGTCTATGAACGGTTTAAGGGTGTTGTGGAGAAGCTTTTCGCGGAGGGTGAGATAAGGTCTGAGACGGGTGAGACACTTCTAAGGTGTGAGAAAAAATCTCTCAAAACCTTGGCAGAATCCCTCAACCCGTCGACGAAAATTTTGCTGACGGAGAGAGGAGAGCCTGTGAATGCTCGGGGATTTTCCGCGGCCTTGGCAGGTCATACGAGGCCCCTGATTATGGTTGGCTGTTTTCCCCACGGCGACTTCACATCCGAGACCAAATCCCTCGCCGACAAAACCCTTGCCATCCACCAAACACCTCTCGAGGCCTGGACAGTTATATCACGTGTGCTCTGCTACATAGAACAAAACCTTATACCTCTCTAA
- a CDS encoding ribonuclease P subunit RPR2 yields MREERQRALRLVKKVLDFAETIHPEDSEKAVEAVRIAMRIAQKTRLRLPTYLRRRFCRKCGTPWTGPSTVSVRVRGNRATHVVVRCKKCGHTRRFYALKKRGKHPNPPS; encoded by the coding sequence TTGAGGGAGGAGAGGCAGAGGGCCCTCAGGCTTGTGAAAAAGGTTCTCGACTTCGCCGAGACCATCCACCCAGAGGACAGTGAGAAAGCCGTTGAAGCGGTAAGGATTGCGATGCGGATTGCGCAGAAAACAAGGCTCAGGCTACCAACATACCTTAGAAGACGCTTCTGCAGAAAATGCGGAACACCCTGGACAGGGCCCTCCACAGTCTCCGTGAGAGTGAGAGGAAACCGTGCAACACACGTTGTCGTACGCTGCAAAAAATGCGGCCACACGAGAAGGTTCTACGCCCTGAAAAAACGGGGAAAACACCCAAACCCACCAAGCTAA